The Thermocrinis ruber genome has a window encoding:
- the hemW gene encoding radical SAM family heme chaperone HemW gives MIEGLYIHIPFCANKCPYCDFVSFVSEPSKEYLELLKRELELYKDLPFDLKTVYLGGGTPSLYPTKLWREFFKDLDTRGVKEITMECNPESYKREDFEGLLELGINRLSFGVQSFLEKNLRFLGRWHSPKEGIRAILEAKSAGFENLSIDLIYGLPGQTIHDLKEELKVIKDLPITHLSAYLLTPYEDTLFGRLWQKGELKLPSDEQIEEMFLFLSEELSSMGFEHYEISNFAKEGYRCAHNLLYWSHKEFLGLGVSAWSFINKKRFGNYRNLEKYRRAVLQGEKPIEMEESLEGEELLKDYLFVALRTRDGVPKEVLPNIPDHIREFFLEEGDRVRLSKRGWLLINEILLELWDEVANH, from the coding sequence ATGATTGAAGGGCTTTATATTCATATACCATTCTGTGCCAATAAGTGTCCTTACTGCGACTTCGTATCCTTTGTTTCTGAACCTTCTAAAGAATACTTAGAGCTTTTAAAGAGGGAGTTGGAGCTTTACAAAGACTTACCCTTTGACCTAAAGACTGTATACCTGGGCGGAGGTACTCCTTCCCTTTATCCTACCAAGCTTTGGAGGGAATTCTTCAAAGACTTAGACACAAGAGGAGTAAAAGAAATCACCATGGAGTGCAATCCAGAAAGCTATAAAAGGGAGGACTTTGAAGGGCTTTTGGAACTGGGAATAAACAGACTGAGCTTTGGAGTTCAGAGTTTTTTGGAGAAAAACCTGCGGTTTTTGGGAAGATGGCATTCGCCCAAAGAAGGCATAAGGGCTATCCTTGAGGCAAAGTCCGCAGGCTTTGAAAACCTAAGCATTGACCTAATTTACGGGCTACCGGGACAGACCATCCATGACCTAAAGGAAGAGCTAAAGGTTATAAAAGACCTACCCATAACCCACCTTTCTGCCTACCTGCTAACACCTTACGAGGACACCCTCTTTGGACGTCTTTGGCAAAAGGGCGAGCTAAAGCTTCCCTCCGATGAGCAAATAGAGGAGATGTTTTTGTTTCTCTCAGAAGAGCTAAGTTCAATGGGTTTTGAACACTATGAAATAAGCAACTTTGCTAAAGAGGGCTACCGCTGTGCCCACAACCTTCTGTATTGGAGCCACAAAGAATTTTTGGGGCTTGGCGTTTCCGCTTGGAGTTTTATAAACAAAAAGAGGTTTGGAAACTACAGGAACTTGGAAAAATACAGGAGGGCAGTCCTGCAGGGGGAAAAACCCATAGAAATGGAGGAAAGCCTTGAAGGGGAGGAACTTTTAAAGGACTATCTTTTCGTAGCCCTGCGGACAAGGGATGGCGTTCCAAAAGAGGTGCTACCAAACATTCCAGACCATATAAGGGAGTTCTTTTTGGAGGAAGGTGATAGAGTGAGGCTTTCCAAGAGGGGTTGGCTTTTGATCAATGAGATTTTGCTGGAGCTGTGGGATGAAGTGGCTAACCATTGA
- the rodA gene encoding rod shape-determining protein RodA, protein MLFISVVGLLGVYSATYSGQTSTLFFKQLFYVVFGWFIILLLSRFNFRTLLEYAPVVYGLNLFLLVLVPIVGKTVYGAKRWIDLGPVHIQPSEFMKYSLLLLSAYAFSRISSLKSREFFILLLAFLIPSALVLKQPDLGTAITYFFILFSALFFFGLKLRYFIGFFVLLLLLSPLLWHFLKDYQKKRILAVLDPYEDYLGSGYQLIQSVIAIGSGGLFGKGFLKGTQSHLLFLPEKHTDFIFSVIAEEMGFFVSFLLITAFFVMAWKFLSYIPRADIKEEVLFLGVFSTFLIFEVFVNFAMTMGFMPVVGIPLPFVSYGGSSALTFSLMVGTALSIVKELRQKPIRFSND, encoded by the coding sequence CTTTTTATTTCAGTAGTGGGACTTTTGGGTGTTTATAGTGCCACCTACTCGGGGCAAACATCTACCTTGTTTTTCAAACAGCTTTTTTACGTAGTTTTTGGCTGGTTTATTATCCTTTTGCTTTCAAGGTTCAACTTTAGAACCCTTTTGGAGTATGCACCCGTTGTTTATGGGCTAAATCTGTTTCTTCTGGTCCTTGTACCCATTGTGGGAAAAACTGTCTACGGTGCCAAAAGGTGGATAGATTTGGGTCCCGTTCACATACAACCTTCCGAGTTTATGAAGTATTCCCTCTTGCTTTTAAGTGCCTACGCCTTTTCTCGCATAAGTTCCCTAAAAAGCAGGGAATTTTTTATCCTTCTTCTTGCCTTTTTGATCCCTTCCGCTTTGGTGCTAAAGCAACCAGACCTTGGCACTGCAATTACTTACTTTTTTATTCTCTTTTCTGCCCTCTTTTTCTTTGGGCTAAAGCTAAGATACTTTATTGGCTTTTTTGTCCTTCTTTTGCTTTTGTCTCCTCTGCTGTGGCACTTTTTAAAAGACTATCAAAAAAAGAGAATACTGGCAGTCCTTGACCCTTATGAAGACTATCTGGGCAGTGGTTATCAGCTTATTCAGTCGGTTATTGCCATTGGCTCGGGTGGCCTTTTTGGAAAGGGCTTTCTGAAGGGTACCCAATCCCATTTACTTTTCCTGCCGGAAAAGCACACAGACTTTATATTTTCTGTAATAGCAGAGGAGATGGGCTTTTTTGTGAGCTTTCTGTTGATAACTGCCTTTTTTGTGATGGCTTGGAAGTTTTTAAGCTACATTCCAAGGGCGGACATAAAGGAAGAGGTGCTGTTCTTGGGCGTTTTCTCCACCTTTCTTATCTTTGAGGTTTTTGTGAATTTTGCCATGACTATGGGCTTTATGCCCGTGGTGGGAATTCCACTGCCCTTTGTTAGCTACGGTGGTTCCAGCGCACTGACCTTTAGTCTGATGGTGGGCACAGCCCTCTCCATAGTAAAGGAGCTTAGGCAAAAACCCATAAGGTTCTCCAATGATTGA